In Paramicrobacterium humi, the genomic stretch GCCGACCTCTTCCATGCCGAGCACGATCGCGGCGAGCGCGACCCCGACGAGCGCGAAGCCGAGGACGTCGAGCGGATGCCGCGGCTCGGCGTCCTGCGCGGGAACGAGCCTCACGCCTGCGATCAGCGCGACGGCGCCGATGGGGATGTTGATGAGGAAGATCCAGTGCCAGCCGATCGTGTCGGAGATGATGCCGCCGAGAGCCGGCGCGAGCACGGGGGCGAGCAGCGCCGGCCACGTCAGGTACGCCATGGCGTCGAGCAGGTCGCGTTTGTCGACGGCGCGCAGCACGGCGAGGCGACCGACGGGCACCATCATGGCGCCGCCGGCGCCCTGCAGAACACGCGCCGCGACGAGCAGCGGAAGGCTCGGGCTCAGCGCGCACAGCAGCGAGGCGAGCGTGAACACGCCGATCGCGGTGCAGAACACGCGCTTCGTGCCGAAGCGGTCGGCGAGCCAGCCGCTCACCGGCACGCCGACGGCGAGCGTGAGCAGGTACGCGGTCATGGCGAGGTTGATGTCGACGGCGCGCACTCCGAGGTCGGCTGCCATGGCGGGCGCGGCGGTCTGGATGATGGTGCCGTCGAGGTTCTCCATGAAGAACGTCGCGGCCACGAGCAGCGCGAGCGGACGATTGAGGGTCTGCGAGCGCTGCATCCTCCTATTCTGCCCGCCCGCGCCGCCGCGTTACGCCGGGCGCACGCGAAGTTCCTCGCCCTGCCAGCGGCGCCGCAGCCAGCGGTCGTGGCTGGCGATCACGACGGCGCCGGGGTAGGAGCCGAGCGCGTCCTCGAGGTCGGTGGCGAGCTGGAGCGACAGATGGTTCGTCGGCTCGTCGAGCAGGAACACGTGCGGCGGCTTCGCGATGATGAGCGCGAGCGCCACGCGACGCTGCTGCCCGACCGACAGCGCGCCGACGGGACGGTCGAGATCCCGCGGTGGGATGAGACCGAGCGAGCTCAGGGGCAGCAGCTCTGCACGCCGCTCCCCCAGTGCGCCCGTGTAGAGCTGCCGCGGGCTGCGGTCGGGCCGTTCGAAGCGCACGTCCTGCTCGAGCAGCTGCACGCGCAAACCGCGCCGGCGCTCGACGCTGCCGCGGTCAAGCGGCGTCGTCCCCGCGAGAACGCGCAGCAGCGTGGACTTGCCCGCCCCGTTCGGACCCGTCACGAGCAGGCGCGACTGCGACTCGATGACGAGGCGGTCGACGGCGAGGCGCCTCGGGATGCGCGCGCTCGTGACGGCGAGGAGCGACGAGCCATCTCCCAGCGGATGCGAGCCCCGCGGGATGCCGGCGAAGCGCAGCGGCTGCGGGGGCTTGCGCACCTGGTTCTCGCGCAGCTCCTCGAGCCGGCCGCGCGCGTTCTTCACGCGGCGGCTGATCTGCCCCTGCACCCTGGCGCCCTTGAACGCGTGGATGAACTTGTCGTTGTCGCTCGGCCCGCGGCCGTGCGCGACCTGGCGCGCGGTCACGTCGACGGTGTGCGCGAGCTGCTTGAGCTCGTCCTGCTCGGCCGCGAACTGGGCTTCCCAGCGCTCGCGCTCGAGCTGCTTCTCGGCGAGGTAGTCGCTGAACGAGCCGCCGAAGACCGTCACTCCGCCTGGCCCGCGCAGCGAGCCGCGTCCCGTGTCGAGGTCGACGAGCCCCGTCGAGATCTCGTCGAGGAACGCCCGGTCGTGGCTCGCGAAGAGCACGGGGCCGCTCCAGCCGAGCAGCTGCGCGCGCAGAAACGCGACGGCGACGTCGTCGAGGTGGTTCGTGGGTTCGTCGAGAAGGAGCGCCGCGGGACGTTCGAGCAGCAGCGCGGCGAGCGCGAACCGGCTGCGCTGGCCCCCGCTCACGGCGTCGAGGCGACGGTCGAGCGGGATGCCGTCGAGCCCGAGCCCCGCAAGCACAGCGTCGCGGCGCGCGTCGGCGCCCCACACGTCGCGCGCCTCGGCTGCCTCGAGTGCGGCCGCGTACCGCCGTTCGGCGGCGGCGCCGCCCGCGGCGAGCGAGTCGGCGGCATCCGTCAACTCGCGCTCGGCCGTCCGAACGCTCGCGAGAGCACGCTCGAGCAGGTCGCTCACGGTGTAGTCGGCATCGTGCGGCACCTCTTGCCAGAGGAAGCCCGTGTCGGCCGGCCGCGCGATGGCTCCCGCGTCCGGCGCGTCGGATCCGGCGATGAGGCGAAGCAGCGTTGACTTTCCGGCCCCGTTCTCGCCGATGAGGCCGATGCGGGCGCCCGGCGGCACGGCGAAGCTCACGTTCGTGAGCACGCGCCGGTCGCCGAAGCTGCGCGAGACTCCGTCGACGCGGATGTGGTCGAGGGACTGCGCGGGTGATTGTGTCAGCTGAGGAATGGTGGACGGCATCCGGTGCCCTTTCGAGTCGGCCAGGCGCACACGTCGACACCGTAGTGCCGCTGAGAGCGGGAAGAGGTTTCCCTGCACGCCTGAAATCGAGGTCCGCCGGGCAAGCCTCGGACGCGGACAGGTCAGGGTGCGTTAGGAAAACATCGCCTCAGAGCATAGGCGGACGGTCGGAGGTTGTAAAGCATCGGCCGCGCACAGCGCTGTCGAGGCGAGACAGGATCGGCTTCGACGAGACGTGCGCCCTCGCTCAGAGCACGTCGTCGCGGCCCGAGATCTTGAGCGCGTCGACCACGCCCTTCACGCGCTGCGCGTTCTCGCTCGTCGTGACGAGGAGGGCGTCGGGGGTGTCGACGACGACGATGTTCTTCACGCCGATGAGGCTGATCACGCGCTTGCTGTGCGAGACGACGATGCCGCTCGACGAGTCGGCGAGGACGCGGGCGTTCTCGCCGAGGATCGCGAGATCGCTCGGCCGGCCGTGCGAGTTGAGCTTCGCGAGCGACGCGAAGTCTCCGACGTCGTCCCAGCTGAAATAGCCCGGAACGACAGCCATGCGCCCCTGCGCGGCCGCGGGCTCGGCGACGGAGTAGTCGATCGCGACCTTCTTGAGGGTCGGCCACAGCCTGTCGACGGCGGGGCCGCGCGTCGCGGGGTCGTCCCACGCGTCGGCGAGTTCGAGGATCGCGTCGCGCAGCTGCGGCTCGTTGCGGCCGAGCTCCTCGAGCAGCACGTCGGCGCGGGAGATGAACATGCCGGCGTTCCACAGGTAGCCTCCGTCGGCGACGTACTTCTTCGCCCGCTCGATGTCGGGCTTCTCGACGAAGCTGTCGACGGTGAGCACGCTCTCGGCGCCGTCGATGTCAAGCGGGGCGCCCGATTTGATGTAGCCGAAGCCGATAGCGGGCTCGGTGGGACGGATGCCGATCGTGGCGATGTAGCCGGCGTCCGCCGCCTCGATCGCGTGCGACACCGCCTGGCGGAACAGCCGGTCGCCGCGGATCACGTGGTCGGCGGCGAAGGAGCCGATGATGACGTCGGGCTCGCGCTTGCGCAGGATCGCGGCGGCGAGGCACACGGCGACGGTCGACTCGCGCGGGTCGGCCTCGAGCACGATGTTCTCGTCGCCGATCTCGGGCAGCTGCTTCTCGACGGCGGCGCGGTGCGCGCGGCCGGTGACGACCATGATGCGCTGCTCGCCCGCGAGCGGCGTGAGCCGGTCCCACGTCGCGCGCAGGAGCGTGACGCCCGACCCCGTGAGATCGTGCAGGAACTTCGGTGCGTCGGCTCGGGAGAGCGGCCACAGCCGCGAGCCGATTCCTCCTGCGGGAATGACGCTGTAGAACCTGGCGCGGGCTGTGCTCATGCCCCCACGATAGCGGGCGCCTCGCGGCATCCGGCATATCTCGACATCAAGATATTTAGGGTCCCCTTAGGGGCAAGGGCCCCTCGCGGCGGCATAGACTGGTGACCACGCGCCTCGGCGCTCGCCGGCTGTCCGGCCGACGTAACACGCGATTCGTCAGGGAGGGTCGTTCCGTGTCAGCGAAGACTGCAGGGACTGCACCGTTGTCTTCCACAACCTCCAAGCGACCAGCGGGCACGCTGTACCGCGGTCGTGAGGGAATGTGGTCTTGGGTACTTCACCGGGTCACCGGTGTCGCCATCTTCTTCTTCCTTCTGGTGCACATCCTCGACACGGCTCTCGTGCGAGTGTCGCCGGAGGCGTACAACGCCGTCATCGGCACCTACCAGACGCCGATCATGGGACTCGGCGAGGTCGCCCTCGTTGGCGCCATCGTGTTCCACGCGTTCAACGGCATCCGCATCATCCTCGTCGACCTGTGGTCGAAGGGCACGCACTTCCAGCGCCCCATGTTCTACATCGTGATCGTCGTCTGGGTGCTCACGATGCTCGCGTTCACGCCGCGCCACCTGATGAACGTCTTCGGGAACTGAGAGAGGGAACGGACATGACTCACACCATCGCTGCTCCCCGCACTCCCGTCACCCGGTCGAAGGGAACGAACTGGGAGAAGTGGGGCTGGATCTACATGCGCGCATCGGGCGTCGTGCTCGTCGTGCTGATCTTCGGCCACCTGTTCGTCAACCTCATGGTCGGCAAGGGCGTGCACGCCATCGACTTCGCCTTCGTCGGCGGCAAGTGGTCGGACCCGTTCTGGCAGGTGTGGGACGGGCTCATGCTGTGGCTCGCCCTCATTCACGGCGCCAACGGCATGCGCACCATCGTCAACGACTACGCGCACAACCGCACGCTCCGCGGCATCCTGAAGATCGCGATCCTCGTCGCGGTCATCGTGCTGCTCGTGCTCGGCACGCTCGTGGTCACGACGTTCGACCCGTGCCCCGCCGGCTCCCCCGCTGACTTGCTTCCCTCCATCTGTAAGGACCTCTAAACCGATATGACGACTCCCGCTGCGAACACGACGGCCGCCGAATCGACAGTGATCGACGGCATCCACTATCACCAGTTCGACATCGTCATCGTCGGCGCAGGCGGCGCCGGCATGCGCGCCGCGATCGAGGCCGGCCCCGGCGCGAAGACCGCAGTGATCTCGAAGCTCTACCCCACGCGCTCGCACACGGGCGCCGCGCAGGGCGGCATGGCGGCCGCGCTCGCGAACGTGGAGGAAGACACCTGGGAGTGGCACACGTTCGACACCGTCAAGGGCGGCGACTACCTCGTCGACCAGGACGCGGCGGAGATCCTCGCGAAGGAGGCCATCGACGCGGTCATCGACCTCGAGAACATGGGCCTGCCGTTCAACCGCACGCCCGAGGGCAAGATCGACCAGCGCCGCTTCGGCGGCCACACGCGCGACCACGGCAAGTCCGCCGTTCGCCGCGCGTGCTACGCGGCCGACCGCACGGGCCACATGATCCTGCAGACGCTGTTCCAGAACTGCGTCAAGCTCGGCATCAACTTCTTCAACGAGTTCTACGTTCTCGACCTCATCATGACCGAGGTCGACGGTGTGAAGAAGCCCGCGGGGGTCGTCGCGTTCGAGCTCGCGACCGGCGAGCTGCACGTCTTCCAGTCGAAGGCGACGATCTTCGCGACGGGCGGCTTCGGCAAGATCTTCAAGACCACGTCGAACGCCCACACCCTCACGGGAGACGGCGTCGGCATCATCTGGCGCAAGGGCCTCCCGCTCGAGGACATGGAGTTCTTCCAGTTCCACCCGACCGGGCTCGCCGGCCTCGGCATCCTGCTCACAGAGGGCGCCCGCGGTGAGGGCGCCATCCTGCGCAACGCCTCGGGCGAGCGCTTCATGGAGCGCTACGCCCCGACCATCAAGGACCTCGCGCCGCGCGACATCGTCGCCCGCAGCATGGTGCAGGAGGTGCAGGAAGGCCGCGGCGCCGGACCGAACAAGGACTACGTGCTGCTCGACTGCACGCACCTGGGCGCCGAGGTGCTCGAGACGAAGCTCCCGGACATCACGGAGTTCGCGCGCACCTATCTCGGCGTGGACCCGGTGACCGAGCCCGTGCCGGTCATGCCGACGGCGCACTACGCCATGGGCGGCATCCCGACCAACAACAACGCCGAGGTCCTCTCCGACAACACGACAGTCGTGCCGGGCCTGTACGCCGCGGGCGAGTGCGCGTGCGTGTCGGTGCACGGCTCCAACCGCCTCGGCACCAACTCGCTGCTGGACATCAACGTGTTCGGAAAGCGCGCGGGAAACAACGCCGTCGCGTATGTGAAGAACGTCGACTTCGTCCCGCTGCCCGACGACCCGGCCAAGAATGTGCGCGAGTCGATCGAGCGCATCAAGGACGGCACGGGCCCCGAGCGCATCGGCGCCCTGCGCAAGACGCTGCAGGACGAGATGGACAAGAACGCCCAGGTGTTCCGCACCGACGAGACGCTCGCGGAGGTCACACAGACCATCCACGACCTGCGTCAGCGGTACATGAACATCTCGATTCAGGACAAGGGCAAGCGGTTCAACACCGACCTGCTCGAGGCGGTCGAGCTCGGCTTCCTGCTCGACCTCGCCGAGGTCGTCGTCTTCTCGGCCCGCAACCGCAAGGAGTCCCGCGGCGGACACATGCGCGACGACTACCCGAAGCGCGACGACGAGAACTACATGAAGCACACGATGGCGTACCTCACGGGCGACCCCCACTCGGCGGATGCCGCCGACCACATCCGCCTGGACTGGAAACCCGTCGTCATCACGCGCTACCAGCCGATGGAGAGGAAGTACTAGACATGTCGCAGGTGTTGGAAGAGGCGCCGGTGTCGAACGACCCGACGCAGACCTTCACGGTGACGATGATCATCCGCCGCTTCGACCCCGATGTCGACGCGGAACCGCACTGGCAGGACTTCGACGTCGAGATGCTGCCGACCGAGCGCGTCCTCGACGCGCTGCACAAGATCAAGTGGGAGCAGGACGGTTCGCTGACGTTCCGCCGCTCGTGCGCCCACGGCGTCTGCGGCTCCGACGCCATGCGCATCAACGGCCGCAACCGGCTCGCGTGCAAGACGCTCATCAAGGATCTCGACATCTCGAAGCCGATCTACGTCGAGGCGATCAAGGGGCTCCCCCTCGAGAAGGACCTCGTCGTCGACATGGAGCCGTTCTTCGACTCCTACCGCGAGGTGCAGCCGTTCCTCATGGCCGACAGCAAGCCGGGGGCCGGCAAGGAGCGCCTGCAGTCCGCCGCCGACCGGGCTCGCTTCGACGACACCACGAAGTGCATCCTGTGCGCCGCGTGCACGTCGAGCTGCCCCGTGTTCTGGACCGACGGGCAGTACTTCGGCCCCGCCGCCATCGTCAACGCGCACCGGTTCATCTTCGACTCGCGTGACGACCACGCGCAAGTGCGGCTCGACATCCTCAACGACAAGGAAGGCGTGTGGCGCTGCCGCACGACATTCAACTGCACCGAGGCGTGCCCTCGCGGCATCCAGGTCACGAAGGCGATCGCCGAGGTCAAGCAGGCGATCATGCGCGGCAAGCCGTAAGGCTTTCCGCTTCGCGAAAGGCCGGGCGCCGCAGAATTTTCCTGCGGCGCCCGGCCTTTCGCATGATCCTCGAGACGAGCGGATGCCGCTTCGCTCAGCTCAGCGGCACGCCCGGCATGATCTCGATGACGTTGCCGTCGCCGACGTCGACGAAGCTGCCCGCCGGCACGACGAGGGACTCCCCCGGCGCGAGGCGCCCCCAACGGCCGCCCGGCACGATGACCGAGGTCCCGTTCGTGGAGTTCAGGTCGGAGACGATGACGACATCGCCGACCTGGCGGATGTCCATGTGCGTCGCCGAGACCGTCTTCGTCGGGGACAGCAGCTGCACGAGCCGCACGCTGTTCTGCGACCGCGTCTTGGGGTTGCGGCCGAAGCGGTGCGGCAGATCGAGCGCGTAGGCCTGACCGCTGTTGACGCGGTACCCGAACATGACGGTGCGCGGATGCTCCGGCAGGTTCGGCAGCCGGATGGGGCCGGTCACGGGCGGCGCCTGGCTCGGCGTGCGGCGGATGGTCATGCCGTCGTGCAGCTCGACCGAGTGGTCGAACACGACGTCAGAGCGCACGGCCGGCTCCGCCGGAGTGGGAACGGCGGCCGGCACGACCGTCGTCGCGGACGGTCGGGCGAGCGCGCTCGCGCTGTCGGCGGCGGGGCGCTGGATCATCTCGGTTCCGAAGACCATGTCGACGCGGCCCGCGGTGACGACGCCGCTCACGAGCGGGAACGGAGCCCCGTTGTGCTGCTGCCCGATCGCGAGGTTCGACACGTTCTGCAGACGGGTGCGCAGCCATGGCGCGCTTCCCGTCGGCGAGATGTGGTGCGGCGCGCCCGCGGACGCGATGTCGAAGCCGACGGGGCCGTTCACGAGCGCCATGAGCGAGGCGCCGCGGCTGTTCTCGTCGATGTCGCCGAGAAGCACGAACGACAGCGGACGGCCGCCGGACTCGGCCGGGAACTCGGCGACGAGCGATTCGAACGTCGAGCCGTCGCGAATGAGAGTCCAGAGGCGGTGCACGAGGCCCGGATCGACCGGTCTGCTGAGCGCGACGAGCGTTCGCGGAGCCGCGATCACCGTCCAGGCGGCGTCAGCGACCGACGCATAGCTCACGCGTTCTGCCACGTCGGGTCCACCTCACTAGCGTGCCGCTTCGGGATCACGGCACTCCCCAAGCGGGGGACTCCTCTATTCTGACCTAATTCTCAGTTTCGCGCGAGCCGATGTCGCTGTGGTGCGCGGAACCGCCCGAATCCGCGGCGTTCCGTCGCGGCATCCGGTCGCCGATCGACTCGCGGATACGCTGATCGTGTGGTCGCCGCATCTGAACAGTCGCCGCCGGAGCACGCGGGCGACGACGGTCGTGCGGTGGGCCGGACGGGAAGCCCGTGGCTGCGGCGGCCGGCCGGAGCCGTTACGCGGCTCAGTCACCGCGTCACCCGCAATCGGATCTACAGGGTCGTGCAGCACTACCTCTGGGAAGACGGCAACCTCATGGCCGCGGGCATGAGCTTCTACGCCGTCTTCGCCGTCTTCGCCGGCGTGTTCGTGGGCTTCTCCGTCGCAGGCGTGTGGCTCTCGAGCAGCCCTGCTCTCTCGGACGCGCTCATCACGATCATCAACACGAGCGTCCCCGGTCTCATCGGCACACAGGGGCTCATCGATCCGAAGGACTTGTTCAACACCTCGAACTACGGCTGGTGGGGCGCCATCGCGCTCCTCGGACTGTCGTGGACCGCGATCGGCTGGATGTACTACACGCGGCAGGCGGTGCGGGCGATCTTCCAGGTCCCGCGCGACGACCGAAGCTTCATCACGAAGAAGCTGTGGGACCTGGCGCTGGCCGCCGGCATCGGCGTGCTGCTGCTCGTCTCGGCGGCGCTGTCGATCGTCGGCACCCAGTTTCTCGAATGGCTGCTCGGCCTGTTCGGCTTCGGCCCTGGCTCGATGCTCGGCCGCGCCAGCGGCGGCGCGATCGCCGTGATCAGCTCCGTCTTCATCAACGCCGTGACCCTGACCGTGATGTTCCGGATCCTGTCACGGCTGAGGATCCCGTGGCGGGACCTGCTCGGCGGCGTGCTCGGCGGAAGCGTCGTTCTCGCGGGCCTCTCGGTCGCGAGCGGCGCGGTTCTCGACGGCGCGAGCCGCAACCCGCTGCTCGCCGGATTCACGCTGTTCGTCGGACTTCTGCTGTGGTTCAACCTCGTGAGCCGAGTGATTCTCATCTCAGCATCGTGGATCTCGGTGCGCCTCGCCGACAGCGACGTCTCGCTGCACGAGCCGAGCGCGGCGGAGCGCAGCGCCGAACTCGCCCGCGCCCGCCGCCTCGTCGCGGTCGCGGACGTGCGGGCCGCTCGCTCGGAGCTCCGCGAGGCCAGCGGCTTCTTCGAGCGTCGGCGCGCCCGCAAGCGCCTCAAGGGAGCCCTCGCCGTGGCCCGCAGCGTCGGCTGAGACCGAGCGCGTCGGCCGCTCAACCTAGAATGGATGCCATGGCGAACTCGGCACCCCTGCGCATTGCATCCGTCAACGTCAACGGCGTTCGCGCCGCGTTCCGCAAGGGGATGGGTGAGTGGCTCGACGGTCGTGACGTCGACATCCTCGCCCTGCAGGAAGTGCGTGCCTCCACCGACGACCTGCAGAACCTGCTCGGCGACGACTGGGACATTCTGCACGACGCGGCAACGGCGAAGGGCCGCGCAGGCGTCGCCATCGCCAGCCGGTCGAAGGCGTCGATTCACCGCGTCGAGCTCGGTCCCGACGAGTTCGACAGCGCCGGCCGGTGGCTTGAGGCCGATTACGAGGTCGGCGACCGCGTCGTCACCGTCGTGTCGTGCTACGTGCACTCGGGGGTCGTCGACACGCCCAAGCAGGTCGAGAAGTACCAGTTCCTCGACGCGATGACCGAGCGGCTTCCCGAACTGCAGAAGCACAGCGAGCTCGCCGTCGTCGTCGGCGACCTCAACGTCGGCCACCGGGAACTCGACATCAAGAACTGGAAGGGCAACCGCAAGAAGGCCGGCTTCCTCCCCGAGGAGCGGGCGTACTTCGATCGCTTCTTCGGTCCCGCGGGCGAGAGCGTCACGGGAGCCGACGGCAGCACGGGCACCGGGCTGGGCTGGGTCGACGTCGGACGCCGATTCCACGGCGAGATCGAGGGCCCCTACACGTGGTGGTCGCAGCGCGGCAAGGCGTTCGACACCGACACGGGCTGGCGCATCGACTATCACGTCGCCACTCCCGCGCTCGCGGAGACGGTGAACGACTACGCGATCGACCGGGCGGACTCGTGGGACACGCGATGGTCCGACCACGCCCCGGTGGTCGTCGACTACCGCATCTGAGCAGCGCCGCGCGCGGCGGCATCCATTCTTCTTCCTCCAGATTTCAGGACACTCTCATGACAAAACCCCGTCTCTATTCGGGCATGCAGCCCTCCGCCGACTCCTTGCACGCCGGGAACTACATCGGCGCCCTCGTGCAGTGGAAGCAGATGCAGGAGGACTACGACGCGTTCTTCTCCGTCGTCGACCTGCATGCGATCACGGTGCCGCAGGATCCGGCGGAGCTGCGCGAGAAGACGCGCCGCACCGCTGCGCAGTACATCGCCGCCGGCATCGAGCCGTCACGCTCGACGCTCTACGTGCAGTCGCACGTGCCGGCGCACGCTCAGCTGGCGTGGGTGCTCAACACGATCACCGGGTTCGGCGAGGCGAGCCGGATGACGCAGTTCAAGGACAAGTCGTCGCGGTACGGCGCTGACGCCACGAACGTGGGGCTGTTCGCCTACCCCGTGCTCATGGCGGCGGACATCCTGCTGTACCAGACAGAGGTCGTGCCGGTCGGTGACGACCAGCGCCAGCACGTCGAGCTCACGCGCGATCTCGCCGAGCGCTTCAACTCGCGCTTCGGCGACACGTTCACGATTCCGAAGGCGCAGATCCCGGCCGATTCGGCGCGCATCTACGATCTGCAGACGCCGGAGTCCAAGATGTCGAAGTCGGCGGAGTCGCCCGCGGGCATCCTGTGGCTTCTCGACGAGCCGAAGGTGACGCAGAAGAAGATCATGCGCGCCGTCACCGACAACGAGGGCGTCGTCGCCTACGACCGCGAGAACAAGCCCGGCGTCTCGAACCTCATGTCGATGTACTCGGCGCTCACGGGCGCGAGCCACGAGGCGATAGCCGACGAGTTCGCGGGCCGCGGCTACGGCGACTTCAAGAAGGCCGTCGCCGAGGTGGTCGTGGCCGAGTTCGAGCCCGTGCGCTCGCGCGCCCTCGAGCTTCTCCACGATCCGGCGGAGCTCGACCGGCTGCTCGCCGTGAACGCGGCGCGCGCGAACGAGGTCGCGGAGGCCACGCTCGCTGCGGTGTACGAGCGGGTCGGCTTTCTCGCCAGGGCGTGAGCATGATCAGGCTCGCACTGTTCGATCTCGACGACACGCTGCTCGATCATCGAGGCGCCGTCATTCGCGGCATCCACGCGCACGTCGGCGCGCTCGGCGCGCCCTACGGTGTGGGCGAGGTCGATGTCGCCGCGCTGTGGCATGAGCTCGAGGACGCGCACTACCACCGCTACCTCTCGGGAGAGCTGAGCTTTGCCGAGCAGCGCCGCACGCGGGCGCTCGAGTTCGCGGCCGCGCACGGCATCGTGCTCGATCCCGACGCGGCCGACGCCTGGTACGACGACTACTTCCAGCATTACCGCGACTCGTGGGAGCTGTTCGACGACGCTCTCGCGTGCCTCGATGCCGTCGAGCAGGCGGGAGCGCGCATCGGCGTCATCACCAACGGCGAGGCCGGCTACCAGCAGGTCAAGCTCGCCCAGACGGGGCTCGAGCACCGCTTCGCCCACGTCATCGCCTCGGGCACTGTCGGCGTGGCGAAGCCCGATCCGCGCATCTTCCAGGTGGCGTGCGAGGCGTACGGCGTCAGCCCGGCGGAGGCGTTGTATGTCGGCGACCGGCTCATCACGGATGCCGCGGGCGCGGCATCCGCCGGTCTCACCGGCGTGTGGCTCAACCGCTTCGGCGAGGAGCTGCCCGAGGGAGCGATCGGCCACGGTCACGATTCCGACGCGGACGCCGCGGCGATCGCCCGCGAGCACGGGGTCACGACGATCACGTCCCTCGCGGAGCTGCCCGCCTTGATCGGGCGCTGACACGGCGAAGGCCGGGGCGCGTGCGCACCCCGGCCTCCTCGCGTGTCGCGAGTCGCGTTACTGCACGTCCTCGTCAACCCAGTCGAAGGTCTTCGTGACGGCCTTCTTCCAGAGCCGCAGCTGACGCTGGGCCTCGGTGTCGTCCATCTGCGGCTCCCAGCGCTTGTCCTCGGCCCAGTTGGCAGAGAGCTCGTCGAGGTCCGACCAGAAGCCGACGGCGAGACCTGCCGCGTAGGCGGCGCCGAGCGCCGTGGTCTCGGTCACCTTCGGGCGGATGACCGGGACGCCGAGAACATCGGCCTGGAACTGCATGAGCGCGTCATTCGCGACCATGCCGCCGTCGACCTTCAGCTCCTCGAGGTTGACGCCGGAGTCCGCGTTGACGGCATCCAGCACCTCCCGCGTCTGGAAGGCGGTCGCCTCGAGCGCCGCTCGTGCGATGTGCCCCTTGTTGGCATACCGGGTGAGGCCGACGATCGCACCGCGGGCGTCGGGACGCCAGTAGGGCGCGAACAGCCCCGAGAACGCGGGGACGATGTACACGCCACCGTTGTCCTCGACCGTCTCCGCGAGCTTCTCGACCTCCGGAGCGGAGTTGATCAGGTTGAGGTTGTCACGCAGCCACTGGATGAGCGATCCGGTGACGGCGATCGATCCCTCGAGCGCGTAGTGCGGCTTGGCGTCACCGAGCTTGTAGCCGAGCGTCGTGAGCAGCCCGTTCTTCGAGCGAACGATCTCCTCGCCCGTGTTGAAGATGAGGAAGTTGCCGGTGCCGTAGGTGTTCTTCGACTCGCCCTTCTGGAAGGCGGCCTGACCGAACGTCGCGGCCTGCTGGTCGCCGAGGATGCCGGCGATCGGAGTCTCGCGCAGCAGGCTCGAGCTGTGCGCGTGGCCGTAGACCTCGCTCGACGACTTGATCTCGGGGAGCATCGACTTCGGCACGCCGAACACCTCGAGGATGTCGTCGCGCCACTCTAGCGTCTCGAGGTCCATGAACATCGTGCGGCTCGCGTTCGTCACGTCGGTGACGTGCACGCCTCCGTCGGTGCCGCCGGTGAGGTTCCAGAGCACCCACGTGTCGGTCGTGCCGAAGAGGAGGTCACCGGCCTCGGCCTTCTCGCGTGCGCCGTCGACGTTGTCGAGGATCCACTTGATCTTCGTGCCCGAGAAGTACGTCGCGAGCGGAAGCCCGACGATGTCCTTGAAGCGCTCGACGCCGCCGTCCTTCGCGAGCTCGTCGACGATCGACTGCGTGCGGGTGTCCTGCCAGA encodes the following:
- the glpK gene encoding glycerol kinase GlpK encodes the protein MADYVIAIDQGTTSSRAILFDKAGTIVSTGQLEHEQIFPKAGWVEHDPKEIWNNTREVIGQALSKANVTRHDVAAVGITNQRETAVVWDKTTGEPVYNAIVWQDTRTQSIVDELAKDGGVERFKDIVGLPLATYFSGTKIKWILDNVDGAREKAEAGDLLFGTTDTWVLWNLTGGTDGGVHVTDVTNASRTMFMDLETLEWRDDILEVFGVPKSMLPEIKSSSEVYGHAHSSSLLRETPIAGILGDQQAATFGQAAFQKGESKNTYGTGNFLIFNTGEEIVRSKNGLLTTLGYKLGDAKPHYALEGSIAVTGSLIQWLRDNLNLINSAPEVEKLAETVEDNGGVYIVPAFSGLFAPYWRPDARGAIVGLTRYANKGHIARAALEATAFQTREVLDAVNADSGVNLEELKVDGGMVANDALMQFQADVLGVPVIRPKVTETTALGAAYAAGLAVGFWSDLDELSANWAEDKRWEPQMDDTEAQRQLRLWKKAVTKTFDWVDEDVQ